From Myxococcus xanthus, a single genomic window includes:
- a CDS encoding MG2 domain-containing protein: MTIRFRRRRLLGGGLAALLVGGAVAFASWDVCLSAWVLRGVKVPSCPDGQFRQVVEVHGSGLARGDTGQVVVVTHALAPHPESGQMMKALVTKGTAAVFLVDGEGKETPLPLSKGTEWTRTTDDRGLSARVVLPEVPDGDYQLRARVTSPLGTDTVDAPLPLYANALAHVLTDRPLYEPGHEVLFRAVVLRAKDLAPLDGRPGTWVVRDSTGEVVLEERAPAGPWGVVAGRFPLDRGAPQGSWTVSWVSGGAQASASFEVKPFTLPRFRVEARSARPFWRVDEVPVVDGQVTYASGAPVADIEVGLTWDIHGDWPAPTEWQAGGLPNRARTDAAGRFRLSLPRVPMDLRGQAQLVARLVARDAAGDRIEGGVSLLLSEDALQVSAVTEVEGGLAPGFNNRVYVRATTAAGQVLPGTELTVKRAWDPRDEGVRAMTDEDGVAVFQLDPGPPVNVVVPPMPVRPPLPEPTVRLGQTRNLLAPGREASLEDLLALEKALPALEPCARFVASEQGEIDVELGLRVSASGAVLDVATGASSLPTCVASVLRSRTLPAGRERVLHVGLSVMDPGLPELAVEVESAYGAPESLVAALADAARDARTCLPRDLGMEAPLSAALSWRLGKRGLESLTWVTLPKQSGSLAASALPCVQERFARVRLPESARTENALGVAYLTAHPSAGMEHQDVAQATTFLGYELKVSGTQGGEVVGETKLVLRPAEVPPTRLRATPVLARGGEEVRIELMRGPQFEGPLPGTLVLQAGNQRMEEKVDKATRSVRFKLPEDFEGWAMTYWEGAQGRVYVAPRAQLSVEVTPDKQRYSPGELARLQLQTRVDGQDGPAAVGLFGVDETLAQLAPLPGPDALGQLRPVPTVASPAFGVLDGQALAMGRIRGANAASAAVLRVSDVPRREHTEPRVTVNAVTAFEPESELTDPFYTVLAELHAQVRAWEEKAPQGQTLDPAGMARLWEGALAACEKRGDKVTDAFGRRLKLSRLPVDLLALTDPRAVVSSGTRLPEDVENWNAWVAQEAP, encoded by the coding sequence ATGACAATCCGCTTCCGGCGCCGCCGGCTGCTGGGGGGAGGACTGGCTGCGTTGCTCGTGGGGGGCGCGGTAGCCTTTGCCTCCTGGGACGTCTGCCTTTCCGCCTGGGTCCTGCGAGGAGTGAAGGTGCCGAGCTGTCCGGACGGACAGTTCCGCCAGGTGGTGGAGGTCCATGGCTCCGGCCTGGCGCGTGGCGACACGGGGCAGGTGGTGGTCGTGACGCATGCGCTGGCGCCGCACCCGGAATCCGGCCAGATGATGAAGGCCCTGGTGACAAAGGGCACGGCCGCCGTGTTCCTGGTGGACGGGGAGGGGAAGGAGACGCCGCTTCCGCTGTCGAAAGGGACGGAGTGGACGCGCACCACGGACGACCGGGGGCTGTCGGCCCGCGTTGTGCTGCCGGAGGTACCGGACGGTGACTACCAGCTCCGGGCCCGCGTCACCTCGCCGCTGGGTACGGACACCGTGGATGCGCCGCTGCCGCTGTATGCCAATGCCCTGGCGCATGTGCTGACGGACCGGCCCCTGTACGAGCCGGGCCACGAGGTCCTCTTCCGCGCGGTGGTGCTGAGGGCCAAGGACCTGGCGCCGTTGGATGGGCGGCCGGGGACGTGGGTGGTGCGGGATTCCACCGGCGAAGTGGTGCTGGAGGAGCGCGCGCCGGCCGGGCCCTGGGGTGTGGTGGCCGGGCGCTTCCCGCTGGACCGGGGCGCGCCGCAAGGAAGCTGGACGGTGAGCTGGGTGAGCGGCGGGGCGCAGGCCTCGGCGTCCTTCGAGGTGAAGCCCTTCACCCTGCCGCGCTTCCGCGTGGAGGCGCGCAGCGCCCGGCCCTTCTGGCGCGTGGACGAGGTGCCGGTGGTGGATGGGCAGGTGACGTATGCCTCGGGCGCGCCGGTGGCCGACATCGAGGTGGGCCTGACGTGGGACATCCACGGTGACTGGCCCGCGCCCACGGAGTGGCAGGCGGGAGGCCTGCCAAATCGTGCGCGCACGGACGCCGCGGGGCGCTTCCGCCTGTCGCTGCCACGTGTGCCCATGGACCTGCGCGGACAGGCCCAACTGGTGGCGCGTTTGGTGGCGCGGGACGCGGCGGGAGACCGCATCGAAGGCGGCGTGTCGCTGCTGCTGTCCGAGGACGCGCTGCAGGTGTCGGCGGTGACGGAGGTGGAGGGCGGACTGGCGCCGGGCTTCAACAACCGCGTCTACGTGCGCGCGACGACGGCCGCGGGGCAGGTGCTGCCGGGCACGGAGTTGACGGTGAAGCGCGCCTGGGATCCGCGGGACGAAGGCGTGCGCGCGATGACGGACGAGGACGGCGTGGCCGTCTTCCAGCTCGACCCCGGACCTCCCGTCAACGTCGTGGTGCCGCCCATGCCCGTGCGTCCGCCGCTGCCCGAGCCCACGGTGCGGCTGGGGCAGACGCGCAACCTGCTGGCGCCAGGGAGGGAGGCCTCGCTCGAGGATCTGCTCGCGTTGGAGAAGGCGTTGCCCGCGCTCGAGCCCTGTGCGCGCTTCGTAGCGAGCGAGCAGGGAGAGATTGACGTCGAGCTCGGCCTGCGCGTGAGCGCTTCGGGCGCGGTGCTGGACGTGGCGACAGGGGCGAGCTCATTGCCCACCTGCGTGGCCTCCGTGCTGCGCTCACGCACGCTGCCCGCTGGGCGAGAGCGGGTCCTCCACGTGGGCCTGAGCGTCATGGACCCGGGTCTGCCGGAGTTGGCCGTGGAGGTGGAGTCGGCCTATGGCGCGCCTGAATCGCTGGTGGCGGCTCTGGCCGACGCGGCCCGTGATGCGCGCACGTGTCTGCCTCGGGACCTGGGCATGGAAGCCCCGTTGTCTGCGGCCTTGAGCTGGCGGCTGGGGAAGCGAGGCCTGGAGTCGCTGACCTGGGTGACGCTGCCGAAGCAGTCGGGCTCGCTGGCCGCGTCAGCCCTGCCTTGCGTCCAGGAGCGCTTCGCGCGCGTCCGGCTGCCAGAATCGGCGCGGACGGAGAATGCCCTGGGCGTGGCGTACCTCACCGCCCATCCATCCGCCGGAATGGAGCACCAGGACGTCGCCCAGGCCACCACCTTCCTGGGCTACGAGCTGAAGGTGAGCGGCACGCAGGGCGGTGAGGTCGTGGGCGAAACGAAGCTGGTGCTGCGTCCGGCGGAGGTGCCACCTACGCGCCTGCGCGCCACGCCGGTGCTGGCGCGCGGCGGCGAGGAGGTCCGCATCGAGCTGATGCGCGGCCCCCAGTTCGAGGGCCCGCTGCCCGGCACCCTGGTGCTCCAGGCGGGCAACCAACGAATGGAAGAGAAGGTGGACAAGGCGACGCGCTCGGTCCGCTTCAAGCTGCCCGAGGACTTCGAGGGCTGGGCGATGACGTACTGGGAGGGCGCGCAGGGGCGGGTGTACGTGGCGCCGCGCGCGCAGCTCTCCGTGGAGGTGACGCCGGACAAGCAGCGCTACTCTCCCGGCGAGCTGGCCCGGCTCCAGTTGCAGACGCGGGTGGATGGCCAGGACGGTCCGGCGGCGGTGGGCCTCTTCGGCGTGGATGAGACGCTGGCGCAGCTGGCGCCGCTGCCAGGGCCGGACGCGCTGGGGCAACTGCGGCCCGTGCCCACGGTGGCCTCGCCGGCCTTCGGTGTCCTGGACGGTCAGGCGCTGGCCATGGGGCGCATTCGCGGGGCCAACGCGGCGTCGGCGGCGGTGCTGCGGGTGAGCGACGTGCCTCGGCGCGAGCACACGGAGCCCCGCGTGACGGTGAACGCGGTGACGGCCTTCGAGCCGGAGTCGGAGCTGACCGACCCCTTCTACACCGTGCTGGCGGAGCTGCACGCACAGGTGCGCGCCTGGGAGGAGAAGGCGCCGCAGGGGCAGACGCTGGACCCCGCGGGCATGGCCCGGCTGTGGGAGGGCGCGCTGGCGGCGTGTGAGAAGCGCGGCGACAAGGTGACGGATGCCTTTGGCCGCCGGTTGAAGCTGTCGCGGCTGCCCGTGGACCTGCTGGCGCTCACCGACCCGCGGGCGGTGGTGTCCAGCGGCACGCGGCTGCCGGAGGACGTGGAGAACTGGAACGCTTGGGTTGCCCAGGAGGCGCCATGA